The Ziziphus jujuba cultivar Dongzao chromosome 12, ASM3175591v1 sequence ATTCTTAGCATGCaacctttgtttttttgtttggcaTATTGTTGGCAACTTCGAATCAATTccttgcttattttattttatttcatttttatttaccGAGTATGaatctcttattattattattatttttttctggtgAATCGAGTCTGAATCAATTCCTTAGTGTAAGTGCCTGTCCCACTTGACGACTGTGATATGATACTCTTTTTAACCAATTGGGCTGTGATAAAAGGAGACTTTCTTCGGACcaaaaaagcacaaaaaatattttccaaaaaaaaaagcacaaaaaaaaaaattaataaaaataaaaacataaagacGTTGTTTAATATAAGGTAAAATTCCCGTTAGAATCAAACGACACCGTTTGGTAAGTTTTTAATCCACCGCCAAGTCGAGGACGCAAACTTTGGAAAGGATCGATGAACGACAAGGAAGAGGAAGCGATGACGGAGGCTCGTATCAAAACTGTAGTGGAAGCCATTCATTCGAGTCCCACTCAGTCCGTTCTCTATCTCGCCGGCGGAGCCTCTAAGGTCTTTCTCTGgttcatattttatatgaacaattattaaacattaattaataaaaattgaataatttgaatgggtttttattttttatttttttttaatactatgtTAATCAGGCCTTGGGATGGCTACTGTCTGTTCCAGGAGCTTCAAACACAGTCCTTGAAGCTGTGATCCCCTATTCCAGAATGTCCACTATCCAATTACTTGGCAAGGTCCTCCAacgaagccttttttttttttttttttttgggtttcccgCTTGCAACCCATTTGTGAAAATTCCTGAGTGTGGTATAATTTGGtccttttgtgtttttgttgctGCAGGTTCCGACCCAATTTTGCAGCCAACGCACTGCTGAAGAAATGGCTTTGTTAGCCTACAATCGAGCTCTCAAGCTCTCCAGACCAGGTTCGTCAGCAATGAATATGATTAGTTTGCTCCAGAcccattatcattttttttttctttttcagtttgTATTGCTTCTTTGACTTTATGTGAGTGTATGTTTGTCACCATCCCTGTGTGTGTACAATACTTTTTATTGCATAGTgtttgcatttgttttttttgctgtTCAGCTTGTTGGTAATTTTGTGTTGTAATAGCTGAGAATCGTTATTCTGTCAATGATGAATTAAAGCTACTTTCAGGGCAATCCAATGCATAGTTCGaaaggtccttttttttttttttttttttttatgtgccTTATGAGCTGATTATGGTTGAATGTTTTTATCCTGGCAAAGTCCTCGTTTTGTGTGTAACTATTATCAATGAACTTCAGATAGAATCCAAATTCTTTTAAGCTGTTTTCTTAGAGAAACAAGCTCACCAGGTTTCATACACATGtattttttacataatttatgATTTTCCTTACGGAATGGAATTCGTACTGTTCTCATTTCATATggctttcatttttctttctaataaaTAGGTTCCCCAGTTGTTGGTGTGGGATTTACTGGTGCATTGGCCAGCATACGACCGAAACTTGGGGACCACATGTATGGTTTATGCAATTTCTTAAGAAAATTGGAAAGTTCATGTACTAGAATATCTTCATGTGGGATACTAGATTGTGTATGTTTAATGTGGTGTACTTGTCTTCTTCTATTGTTGGGTATCTATAGGTTTCACTTGTCAACAAGGACATCTGACCGACTTTGGGTATCAACGGTTACTCTTTCTAAGGTAAGTGTAcgatttgcctttttttttttttttttttaatttttaatttttaatttatatttaataaggcaATGTTTATTTACCATGTGTCTAATAATTTTAGGGTTTGCGAACTAGAGAGCAAGAAGATTTTCTCTCAAGTCAACTTCTACTTAAGGTGAGTGGTAAGATTTAAAGATGATTGTCACCACTTTTTCTGTTGAAGTATCATCATGGGGCAGAAGGAATTTGCAATATGCTTCCATTCACTCATTTTTGCAGATATTGTTTTTTCCTTAAGAATTTTGAAAGCTTCCTCTTTTAATAAATAGAGAAAAGAACAGTTAGCTGCTATGCCTTAAATGCTTATGCTGtggttttatcaatttttttgcagGCTATTGCGTATGCATGCAAAGTTCCAGCAACATTTGTTTCAGGGTTAACTGAATCTGAAGCAACTAACGAATGCGAAAAGCAGTTCAGTGAGGATCAAGAATTAGAGCAACTTATAAACGGAGAAATATGCTTTAAGGTTTATCCGTTTTCAAGCGGTATGATTTAACCTTTGGGTTGAATCAACCTTACAAATTTACAATCGCGGTAGATATTATATACACATTCCTTATTCATGTCCATGCCTGTCTCAATAATTATGTATTTGTCACTCTTCACAGACATACATGTGACAAATGCGGAAAGGAAAGTGATATTACCTGGTTCTTTTAATCCATTACACGAAGGCCATCTCAAGCTCTTAGAAGTTGCTAGTAGGTACTGTACAAGAATTTTTGTAGTTGCTAATTGTGGATAGATGATACATACGGACTTCTCTCTGTCCgcctttttctctttgtttcatTGTAAAGTGGGTTTTTGCTGCATCTTAGGTTTTCTAATTGACTAACTGTATATTGACCTTAACAATTTCTGATATTTGCATGGTTTCTAATGGTACTTTTGCCTAATACTATTTGTGTAAACTTCTCTCAATCAATATTGCATATAAAATCCAACTCAGATCCACATTTTCTCTTACATCCAGTTCATATAAGTGGCATACAACTAACTTGTTTTGGTTGATAAATCCTGAAAAGTGTTTAAATTCAAGCAGTTTGATATTGAATTACTCTGATGTATGAAGAAATAAGAATTAGATTGCGTATTAATCGTGAATTAACATCTAAGTGTTTTTAGTATGAAGAAATGTATGAATTTTAGATgaattctataaaatttattatatttagtttAGATGTATCTTTTGTATGGTTTTTATTCTGAAGTAGGACCAattcatcctttatttatttattcattttttttattattatttttttaaatgatataatTTGGAATACTAAAGAATAGCAATTAACTTCTGAAATTGCTAACTGAAAATT is a genomic window containing:
- the LOC107413355 gene encoding uncharacterized protein LOC107413355 isoform X2, which gives rise to MSTIQLLGKVPTQFCSQRTAEEMALLAYNRALKLSRPGSPVVGVGFTGALASIRPKLGDHMFHLSTRTSDRLWVSTVTLSKGLRTREQEDFLSSQLLLKAIAYACKVPATFVSGLTESEATNECEKQFSEDQELEQLINGEICFKVYPFSSDIHVTNAERKVILPGSFNPLHEGHLKLLEVASSICGGAYPCFEISAVNADKPPLSISQIKDRVKQFEEVGKSVIISNQPYFYKKAETFPGSAFVIGADTAVRLVDPKYYDGDYKKMLKILIGCKETGCTFLVGGRNVGGVFKVLEDIEIPAALKDMFIPIPAEKFRMDISSTEIRKRLGI
- the LOC107413355 gene encoding uncharacterized protein LOC107413355 isoform X1 produces the protein MNDKEEEAMTEARIKTVVEAIHSSPTQSVLYLAGGASKALGWLLSVPGASNTVLEAVIPYSRMSTIQLLGKVPTQFCSQRTAEEMALLAYNRALKLSRPGSPVVGVGFTGALASIRPKLGDHMFHLSTRTSDRLWVSTVTLSKGLRTREQEDFLSSQLLLKAIAYACKVPATFVSGLTESEATNECEKQFSEDQELEQLINGEICFKVYPFSSDIHVTNAERKVILPGSFNPLHEGHLKLLEVASSICGGAYPCFEISAVNADKPPLSISQIKDRVKQFEEVGKSVIISNQPYFYKKAETFPGSAFVIGADTAVRLVDPKYYDGDYKKMLKILIGCKETGCTFLVGGRNVGGVFKVLEDIEIPAALKDMFIPIPAEKFRMDISSTEIRKRLGI